From a region of the Odontesthes bonariensis isolate fOdoBon6 chromosome 2, fOdoBon6.hap1, whole genome shotgun sequence genome:
- the col21a1 gene encoding uncharacterized protein col21a1 isoform X2, whose product MGYKATSMSCVLRWLCFMLLYFFSAAQDEDLRSCRTAPCDLVFILDGSWSVEDVNFEIVKRWLVNITTSFNIGQKFTQVGVVQYSDDPVLEIPLGKFYSNKDLIKVMESIEYMGGNTRTGTAIKFATDKLFGLSERGPAGISRIAVVLTDGKSQDEVLKAAEAARKKGVIMFAIGVGSETEEAELRDIANKPSSTYVFSVEDYKGISRIIQIIRQKLCEETVCPVRIPVDSRDEKGFDILLHLNLAKKAKRTQGAFYGTKAYEVTSRVDLSEATRTLFPDGLPPSYVFVATLRYKGSVAIEEWDLWRIQTRDGKPQMAVTLNGLERTVMFTTTSNSPTEIQTVKFSQQTARLFDEKWHQLRLLVTEDDVTLYVDDLEIESLSLEPSVGIFINGKTQVGKYVQKDTTVPFEIQKLRIYCDPEQNNRETACEIPGVCSNSPDYTEPTQEPCVCPAGPPGLPGMKGEQGSTGLLGQPGPAGADGKPGIPGIRGNPGLSGPPGIEGPRGPDGYKGEQGRPGISGERGIPGLPGLTGKPGEKGSMGPPGITGLLGKVGEVGEKGSMGPPGPPGFPGEPGALGRDGKDGIPGITGQKGEAGVRGIPGTDGRQGHPGMPGLTGIAGLSGQKGEAGEPGSRGFKGSTGPPGEMGLTGGPGLKGTTGPKGNKGESGSPGIKGTPGLPGSSGEPGRAGQPGHPGMPGLKGSKGQRGNPGERGEMGIKGEQGEHGRPGVQGSSGPNGLKGEKGTAGDPGQRGLEGQVGRPGQSGRSGPPGPQGLQGDSGPPGPPGPEGRSVNEMSESHIRQICRDILQTELPLLLLSNQQSSCTRCQSRPGSPGPPGPTGPQGIRGLPGLSGSWGQPGHPGRPGHPGVNGLKGEPGSTGEKGSPGRVTIGAQGPPGPPGPMGPQGYSKPGPPGKPGPPGLNGAEGKSGHPGVPGQPGVCDPSLCYGSMMRRDPYSKGPNY is encoded by the exons ATGGGTTACAAAGCAACATCCATGTCTTGTGTCTTAAGATGGCTTTGCTTCATGCTCCTCTATTTCTTTAGTGCAGCTCAAGATGAAGACTTAAGAA GTTGCAGGACTGCACCATGTGATTTAGTCTTTATTCTAGATGGCTCATGGAGTGTTGAAGATGTGAATTTTGAAATAGTAAAGCGGTGGCTTGTCAACATAACAACAAGCTTCAACATTGGACAGAAGTTTACCCAGGTTGGAGTGGTCCAGTACAGTGATGACCCTGTTTTAGAAATACCTCTGGGGAAGTTCTACTCAAACAAAGACCTCATCAAAGTAATGGAGTCTATTGAGTATATGGGAGGAAACACAAGGACAGGGACAGCCATTAAGTTTGCCACAGACAAACTATTTGGGCTCTCTGAGCGAGGCCCAGCAGGCATTTCTAGAATTGCTGTTGTCCTCACAGATGGCAAGTCTCAAGATGAGGTCCTGAAAGCGGCCGAGGCAGCGAGGAAAAAGGGAGTAATTATGTTCGCAATTGGTGTTGGGTCAGAGACAGAGGAGGCAGAGTTGAGGGACATTGCAAACAAGCCATCCTCAACCTATGTCTTCTCTGTTGAGGACTACAAAGGTATTTCCAGGATTATACAGATCATACGACAGAAACTGTGTGAAG AGACTGTTTGTCCAGTCAGAATTCCTGTAGATTCTCGCGATGAGAAGGGCTTTGACATTCTGTTACATTTAAATTTGGCTAAAAAAGCCAAGAGGACACAAGGGGCTTTTTACGGCACTAAGGCATATGAAGTGACGTCTCGTGTCGACTTGAGTGAAGCGACAAG GACCCTTTTTCCTGATGGTCTGCCTCCATCGTATGTTTTTGTGGCCACACTGAGGTATAAAGGATCAGTGGCTATAGAGGAGTGGGACCTGTGGAGGATACAGACCCGTGATGGGAAACCACAGATGGCGGTGACTCTTAATGGCCTGGAGCGTACCGTCATGTTCACCACAACCAGCAACTCACCAACTGAAATTCAAACTGTTAAATTTTCACAACAGACCGCTAGG ctgttcgATGAGAAATGGCACCAGCTGCGGCTGCTGGTCACCGAAGACGACGTTACTCTTTATGTCGATGACCTGGAAATTGAATCATTATCACTGGAGCCCTCTGTTGGCATTTTCATCAATGGAAAAACCCAAGTTGGAAAATATGTCCAAAAGGACACAACAGTGCCA TTTGAAATTCAGAAACTCCGCATTTACTGTGACCCTGAGCAGAACAACCGAGAGACTGCGTGCGAAATACCTGGAGTT TGCTCCAACAGCCCTGATTACACTGAACCAACTCAAGAACCGTGTGTTTGTCCTGCCGGACCTCCTGGACTTCCCGGAATGAAG GGAGAACAAGGAAGCACTGGGTTGCTTGGTCAGCCTGGACCTGCAGGTGCTGATGGTAAGCCT GGTATCCCTGGGATTAGAGGAAATCCAGGGCTGTCAGGTCCACCAGGAATAGAG GGGCCACGAGGACCAGACGGGTACAAAGGCGAGCAAGGGAGGCCTGGCATTTCG GGAGAGAGGGGTATACCTGGATTACCAGGACTGACCGGGAAACCAGGAGAGAAG GGTTCGATGGGACCACCTGGAATAACAGGGTTACTGGGGAAAGTCGGTGAAGTG GGAGAAAAAGGAAGCATGGGACCTCCTGGACCACCTGGCTTTCCAGGAGAGCCT GGTGCACTTGGGAGAGATGGAAAGGATGGAATTCCAGGGATAACTGGTCAAAAG GGTGAAGCTGGAGTCAGAGGTATTCCTGGTACTGATGGAAGGCAAGGCCACCCT GGTATGCCTGGATTAACAGGAATTGCAGGCCTGAGTGGACAAAAG GGGGAAGCTGGGGAGCCGGGATCACGGGGCTTCAAAGGATCAACTGGACCACCT GGTGAAATGGGTTTGACTGGTGGACCTGGTTTAAAAGGAACAACTGGACCCAAG GGGAATAAGGGTGAAAGTGGAAGTCCAGGGATAAAAGGAACACCAGGACTTCCG GGGAGTTCAGGGGAACCAGGAAGAGCAGGTCAGCCAGGGCACCCGGGCATGCCAGGCCTGAAAGGAAGCAAG GGACAAAGAGGAAATCCAGGTGAAAGAGGAGAGATG GGTATTAAAGGTGAACAAGGAGAGCATGGTCGGCCAGGGGTTCAG GGGTCGTCTGGTCCAAATGGATTGAAAGGAGAG AAAGGGACAGCAGGGGATCCGGGGCAGAGAGGGCTGGAAGGTCAAGTGGGGCGGCCTGGACAGTCAGGTCGGTCAGGCCCACCTGGCCCCCAAGGGCTACAGGGAGACTCTGGCCCTCCTGGCCCACCTGGACCGGAAGGAAGATCT GTGAACGAAATGTCCGAGAGTCACATTCGGCAAATCTGCAGAGACATACTACAGA CTGAGCTGCCTTTGTTGTTGCTGAGCAACCAGCAGAGTAGCTGTACCAGATGCCAAAGCCGGCCTGGATCTCCTGGTCCACCGGGTCCAACCGGGCCCCAGGGAATCCGAGGTCTTCCCGGACTTAGTGGTTCCTGGGGTCAGCCAGGCCACCCTGGTCGGCCAGGGCATCCTGGCGTTAATGGACTCAAAG GAGAACCAGGTAGCACAGGTGAGAAGGGGAGCCCTGGTCGAGTCACGATTGGAGCTCAAGGGCCACCCGGACCCCCAG GTCCTATGGGTCCCCAGGGGTACAGCAAACCAGGCCCTCCAGGTAAGCCTGGACCACCTGGCCTAAATGGAGCAGAGGGTAAAAGTGGTCATCCTGGTGTTCCTGGCCAGCCTGGTGTATGTGACCCATCCCTCTGCTATGGTAGTATGATGAGGAGGGATCCCTACAGCAAAGGCCCAAACTATTGA
- the col21a1 gene encoding uncharacterized protein col21a1 isoform X1, with translation MGYKATSMSCVLRWLCFMLLYFFSAAQDEDLRSCRTAPCDLVFILDGSWSVEDVNFEIVKRWLVNITTSFNIGQKFTQVGVVQYSDDPVLEIPLGKFYSNKDLIKVMESIEYMGGNTRTGTAIKFATDKLFGLSERGPAGISRIAVVLTDGKSQDEVLKAAEAARKKGVIMFAIGVGSETEEAELRDIANKPSSTYVFSVEDYKGISRIIQIIRQKLCEETVCPVRIPVDSRDEKGFDILLHLNLAKKAKRTQGAFYGTKAYEVTSRVDLSEATRTLFPDGLPPSYVFVATLRYKGSVAIEEWDLWRIQTRDGKPQMAVTLNGLERTVMFTTTSNSPTEIQTVKFSQQTARKLFDEKWHQLRLLVTEDDVTLYVDDLEIESLSLEPSVGIFINGKTQVGKYVQKDTTVPFEIQKLRIYCDPEQNNRETACEIPGVCSNSPDYTEPTQEPCVCPAGPPGLPGMKGEQGSTGLLGQPGPAGADGKPGIPGIRGNPGLSGPPGIEGPRGPDGYKGEQGRPGISGERGIPGLPGLTGKPGEKGSMGPPGITGLLGKVGEVGEKGSMGPPGPPGFPGEPGALGRDGKDGIPGITGQKGEAGVRGIPGTDGRQGHPGMPGLTGIAGLSGQKGEAGEPGSRGFKGSTGPPGEMGLTGGPGLKGTTGPKGNKGESGSPGIKGTPGLPGSSGEPGRAGQPGHPGMPGLKGSKGQRGNPGERGEMGIKGEQGEHGRPGVQGSSGPNGLKGEKGTAGDPGQRGLEGQVGRPGQSGRSGPPGPQGLQGDSGPPGPPGPEGRSVNEMSESHIRQICRDILQTELPLLLLSNQQSSCTRCQSRPGSPGPPGPTGPQGIRGLPGLSGSWGQPGHPGRPGHPGVNGLKGEPGSTGEKGSPGRVTIGAQGPPGPPGPMGPQGYSKPGPPGKPGPPGLNGAEGKSGHPGVPGQPGVCDPSLCYGSMMRRDPYSKGPNY, from the exons ATGGGTTACAAAGCAACATCCATGTCTTGTGTCTTAAGATGGCTTTGCTTCATGCTCCTCTATTTCTTTAGTGCAGCTCAAGATGAAGACTTAAGAA GTTGCAGGACTGCACCATGTGATTTAGTCTTTATTCTAGATGGCTCATGGAGTGTTGAAGATGTGAATTTTGAAATAGTAAAGCGGTGGCTTGTCAACATAACAACAAGCTTCAACATTGGACAGAAGTTTACCCAGGTTGGAGTGGTCCAGTACAGTGATGACCCTGTTTTAGAAATACCTCTGGGGAAGTTCTACTCAAACAAAGACCTCATCAAAGTAATGGAGTCTATTGAGTATATGGGAGGAAACACAAGGACAGGGACAGCCATTAAGTTTGCCACAGACAAACTATTTGGGCTCTCTGAGCGAGGCCCAGCAGGCATTTCTAGAATTGCTGTTGTCCTCACAGATGGCAAGTCTCAAGATGAGGTCCTGAAAGCGGCCGAGGCAGCGAGGAAAAAGGGAGTAATTATGTTCGCAATTGGTGTTGGGTCAGAGACAGAGGAGGCAGAGTTGAGGGACATTGCAAACAAGCCATCCTCAACCTATGTCTTCTCTGTTGAGGACTACAAAGGTATTTCCAGGATTATACAGATCATACGACAGAAACTGTGTGAAG AGACTGTTTGTCCAGTCAGAATTCCTGTAGATTCTCGCGATGAGAAGGGCTTTGACATTCTGTTACATTTAAATTTGGCTAAAAAAGCCAAGAGGACACAAGGGGCTTTTTACGGCACTAAGGCATATGAAGTGACGTCTCGTGTCGACTTGAGTGAAGCGACAAG GACCCTTTTTCCTGATGGTCTGCCTCCATCGTATGTTTTTGTGGCCACACTGAGGTATAAAGGATCAGTGGCTATAGAGGAGTGGGACCTGTGGAGGATACAGACCCGTGATGGGAAACCACAGATGGCGGTGACTCTTAATGGCCTGGAGCGTACCGTCATGTTCACCACAACCAGCAACTCACCAACTGAAATTCAAACTGTTAAATTTTCACAACAGACCGCTAGG aagctgttcgATGAGAAATGGCACCAGCTGCGGCTGCTGGTCACCGAAGACGACGTTACTCTTTATGTCGATGACCTGGAAATTGAATCATTATCACTGGAGCCCTCTGTTGGCATTTTCATCAATGGAAAAACCCAAGTTGGAAAATATGTCCAAAAGGACACAACAGTGCCA TTTGAAATTCAGAAACTCCGCATTTACTGTGACCCTGAGCAGAACAACCGAGAGACTGCGTGCGAAATACCTGGAGTT TGCTCCAACAGCCCTGATTACACTGAACCAACTCAAGAACCGTGTGTTTGTCCTGCCGGACCTCCTGGACTTCCCGGAATGAAG GGAGAACAAGGAAGCACTGGGTTGCTTGGTCAGCCTGGACCTGCAGGTGCTGATGGTAAGCCT GGTATCCCTGGGATTAGAGGAAATCCAGGGCTGTCAGGTCCACCAGGAATAGAG GGGCCACGAGGACCAGACGGGTACAAAGGCGAGCAAGGGAGGCCTGGCATTTCG GGAGAGAGGGGTATACCTGGATTACCAGGACTGACCGGGAAACCAGGAGAGAAG GGTTCGATGGGACCACCTGGAATAACAGGGTTACTGGGGAAAGTCGGTGAAGTG GGAGAAAAAGGAAGCATGGGACCTCCTGGACCACCTGGCTTTCCAGGAGAGCCT GGTGCACTTGGGAGAGATGGAAAGGATGGAATTCCAGGGATAACTGGTCAAAAG GGTGAAGCTGGAGTCAGAGGTATTCCTGGTACTGATGGAAGGCAAGGCCACCCT GGTATGCCTGGATTAACAGGAATTGCAGGCCTGAGTGGACAAAAG GGGGAAGCTGGGGAGCCGGGATCACGGGGCTTCAAAGGATCAACTGGACCACCT GGTGAAATGGGTTTGACTGGTGGACCTGGTTTAAAAGGAACAACTGGACCCAAG GGGAATAAGGGTGAAAGTGGAAGTCCAGGGATAAAAGGAACACCAGGACTTCCG GGGAGTTCAGGGGAACCAGGAAGAGCAGGTCAGCCAGGGCACCCGGGCATGCCAGGCCTGAAAGGAAGCAAG GGACAAAGAGGAAATCCAGGTGAAAGAGGAGAGATG GGTATTAAAGGTGAACAAGGAGAGCATGGTCGGCCAGGGGTTCAG GGGTCGTCTGGTCCAAATGGATTGAAAGGAGAG AAAGGGACAGCAGGGGATCCGGGGCAGAGAGGGCTGGAAGGTCAAGTGGGGCGGCCTGGACAGTCAGGTCGGTCAGGCCCACCTGGCCCCCAAGGGCTACAGGGAGACTCTGGCCCTCCTGGCCCACCTGGACCGGAAGGAAGATCT GTGAACGAAATGTCCGAGAGTCACATTCGGCAAATCTGCAGAGACATACTACAGA CTGAGCTGCCTTTGTTGTTGCTGAGCAACCAGCAGAGTAGCTGTACCAGATGCCAAAGCCGGCCTGGATCTCCTGGTCCACCGGGTCCAACCGGGCCCCAGGGAATCCGAGGTCTTCCCGGACTTAGTGGTTCCTGGGGTCAGCCAGGCCACCCTGGTCGGCCAGGGCATCCTGGCGTTAATGGACTCAAAG GAGAACCAGGTAGCACAGGTGAGAAGGGGAGCCCTGGTCGAGTCACGATTGGAGCTCAAGGGCCACCCGGACCCCCAG GTCCTATGGGTCCCCAGGGGTACAGCAAACCAGGCCCTCCAGGTAAGCCTGGACCACCTGGCCTAAATGGAGCAGAGGGTAAAAGTGGTCATCCTGGTGTTCCTGGCCAGCCTGGTGTATGTGACCCATCCCTCTGCTATGGTAGTATGATGAGGAGGGATCCCTACAGCAAAGGCCCAAACTATTGA